GTTCGACATCCGGAATGACCGGCGCTCAAGCTGCTCGGTTAATATTAGATCAAAATGGTCTGCAAAATGTCAAAGTCGTTGAATCAAAAGGATTCCTTAGCGATCATTATAATCCGGTCACGAAAACCGTTGCCCTTTCTACTCATAACTACCACGAGGCTTCAGTAGCAGGCACGGCAGTTGCTGCACATGAAGTCGGTCATGCGATTCAAGACCAAGAAGCTTATTCCTTTTTGCGTCTGCGTCACCGTTTAGTACCGGTTGCCAGCCTTACATCGAACGCTTCATGGGTTTTCATCATGATCGGTATTATTTTTTCAAGTATGAACTCGTTACTTGGAATCGGGATTGCACTTCTTGCAGTAGGCGTTGTCTTTCAAATCGTTACATTACCAGTAGAGTTCAATGCTTCCAGTCGAGCGATGAATCAAATCGTCAGTCTTGGTATCATTCGTAATGAAGAAGAAGCGCATGCTAAGAAAGTACTGAACGCAGCGGCAATGACATATGTTGCGGCAGCGGCAGTTGCAGTACTTGAATTGGTTCGTCTTCTCTTGATTTTCACTAGCCGAGACTAATTGAACGAACAAAAGGTCTGTCCCAATTTGAAAAGGGATAGACCTTTTTTGTAGAAGAAACACTATGGATTAATCGGTCTTTTTTGCTCATCAAGTGTAAATCCTTCACCCAAAACTTCATGGACATCTATTAGTGAAACAAAGGCGTGTTCATCAATGGATGCTATGATGTTTTTCAACCGAACAATTTCGTTTCTGCCAACAACGCAATAAAGTACTTGTCGGTCTGATTTAGTGAAATGCCCGTAACCAGATAACACTGTCACGCCACGGTCCATTTGGGCAGTGATTTTAGTAGCTATTTCATTGTGATAACCTGAAATGATTAAAGCGCCTCTTGCTGCATATGCGCCTTCTTGAACAAAATCAATAACACGAGCCCCGACAAAAACCGCGACAAGCGTATACATCATTGATCGGGAGTTAAGATAGACAACCCAAGAAAGCAAGATGACGAATGCATCGAAGAGGAACATAGTTTTTCCCATGCCCCATCCAAGGTATTTATGTCCTAAACGTGCGATAATATCTACACCGCCCGTTGTTCCACCGTATCTGAAAATTATACCAAGACCAACGCCAATAAAAAGTCCTGCAAATAACGCTACAAGAACCATATCGTCTTGCATATGAAAATCAATTTGGTAAATCATAAATACTTTTATGAATATCGAGACAGCAATCGTACCAATGACGGTATAGATAAACACGAGTCTTCCTAGCAATTTCCACCCGATGATAAACATGGGGATATTTAAAACTAAGTTCATTAGTGCAGGATCCCAATTGAAAGCAAAGAGGAGGATAAGGGTGATTCCAGTAAAGCCGCCTTCTGCTAATTCATTTTGAATATTAAAGTGAACGAGGCCAAAACTAAATATTGCTGCGCCTAGTAGAATGAAAATAATGTTTTTAACCCTAACTCCATTAAACATATTAAAGCCGCCTTTCGAATGAATTACGCTTAAACATAACCAGCGTCCATTTTGAACCCTGTTGGAGCAATATTCCTATTATCATCCATATTTATATCTTTGACAACCGTGAAGTAAATTTATACGATAGGAGAGAGTTAAGAAATGACAAATAAGACATTACTAGACCTGCAAGACGAAGTTGATACATACATAAATGGTTTTGAAGAAGGTTATTTTCCACCGATGGAACTCCTGGCTCGATTAACAGAGGAATTGGGAGAATTATCTAGGGAAGTGCAGCATGTTTATGGCATGAAAAAGAAAAAAACTGGAGAAGCCATCCGCTCATTAGAAGAGGAAACAGGGGATCTGTTTTTTGTTCTCGTCTGTTTTGCGAACTCGCAAGGAATCAGTTTAGAAAAAGCACTTACTTCAGTAGTAGAAAAATTTAAAGTTCGTGATGCAAATCGTTGGACTATAAAGGAGGAGCAATAAAAAATGACGATTCGAATCGCGATTGCCGGTGCACGGGGGAGAATGGGAACCGCGGCAGTGAAGGCATTAATGGATATTGAAGATATGGAAGTCGTTGCTGCATTAGATTATAAAGGTGAAGGACTTTTTTTACATGGAGAAAGTTTAACGGATGATGCCAGCGGGATTCCGGTTTATACATCTTTTGACCACTTAGCAAACGAAACCAAACCCGATATCCTTTTGGAGTTAACCACACCAGATACTGTATTTGAAAATATGCATAAGGCGATTACATATGGAGTTAGACCTATCGTTGGAACATCGGGCTTATCGTTAGAACAAATTGAAGAAATAACGGAATTTGCAAATAAAAATAAAGTCGGCGGAATAATTGCCCCGAATTTCTCAGTAGGTGCGGTTTTAATGATGAAATTTGCAGCGATGGCATCTCGTTATCTCGGCGATGTCGAAATCATAGAATCTCATCATGATCAAAAAATAGACGCCCCGTCGGGAACCGCGACTAAAACAGCAGATATGATCAAAGAATACAGAAAATCACATGTTCAAGGTCATCCAGATGAGAAGGAACATATGCCCGGCGCACGTGGTGCATCAATCGATGGTATAAGATTACATAGTGTTCGGCTGCCGGGATTACTTGCACATCAAGAAGTAATGTTAGGCAGTGCAGGTGAACTACTCACAATCAGGCATGATTCATTCGATCGTAGTTGCTTTATGCCCGGGATCGTAATGGCGATACGCAATGTAATGGAAAGAAACGATCTTGTTTATGGACTCGAACATATTATCGAGTAGGACGTTTTCGAAAGGGGGGTTGACATGAAGAAATTAAAAGTTGGCGTCATTTGCTACCCTTCTTTAGGTGGTTCCGGTGTCGTTGCAACAGAACTTGGAATAATGATGGCAAATAAAGGTCATGAGATGCATTTTATTACCTCAAGTATGCCTTTTCGATTTCTAAATGCACATCCAAATATGCAGTTTCACGAAGTCACAATCGAAGGGTATTCTGTTTTTAAATATCCGCCTTATGATATAGCGCTTGCAAATCGCATCGCGCAAGTAATCGAATCAGAAGGTTTGGACTTGCTTCATGTCCATTACGCAATGCCACACGCGGTGTCAGCGGCTCTTGGAAAGGATATGGCTGGTTCAGACATTGGCGTTATTACTACGTTACACGGCACAGACGTCACGATCCTGGGTTATGACCCTGCCCTTCGAAATACTGTCCGATATGGTATTAATAAGTCGACAATCGTTACGGCAGTTTCCGAGTCCCTTAAACAGGATACAATTAATCTTATCGATCCGAATAAAGAAATTCGTGTCATTTACAATTTTATCGACGAAGAAACTTATGTGCCGAGAGATGCGGGGACGTTGAGATCAGACCTTGGGATTCTTGAAGATGAAAAGGTGATTATTCATATTTCAAATTTTCGTGACGTGAAAAACATTCCGGATATTGTGAAAAGTTTTCATGAAATAACCAAAACGCTAGATGCAAAGTTATTACTTGTTGGAGAAGGACCCGAGAAAGAAAACATTATAAAACTCGTTGATGAATTAAATCTTCAAGACAAAGTTATTTTTACAGGAAAACGAAACGATATGTCAGAACTGCTTGCGATTAGCGACGTTATGTTTCATTTATCCAGTAAAGAAGCATTTGGTCTTGTTTTACTTGAAGCGCTTGCTTGCGGAGTTCCGTCCATCGCCACAAATGTTGGAGGAATACCGGAAGTTATTGAAGATGGGGTTAACGGTTTTATCGTTCCTTACGGAAATATCGATGCAGCTGTTGAAAAAGGCTTGTTGCTTCTTGAAGATGAAGAACTATACGCAAAATTTAAGCGTAACGGATTTATAACAGTAAAAGAAAAATTTCATTCTTCGGGGATTGTCGATCAATATGAAGAACTTTATTATGAAGTGGCGGGAAAGTGATGGCCAAGATCTTTGATAGCAGTGCGAGTTATGAAGTAATTCGCCGACTAGAAATAGCTGGACATGAAGCGGTTTTTGTTGGGGGCGCAGTGCGCGATCACCTCTTAAAGAAAACAGCAAAAGACATAGACATCGCAACTTCAGCGGAACCGGATGAAGTGAAAGCGGTGTTCGATAATACCATTGATGTTGGAATTGCCCATGGCACAGTGCTTGTTCTTATCGAAAATGAAGCAATTGAAGTGACTACCTTTAGAACAGAGGGAACTTATACGGACCATCGTCGACCTGACCATGTACATTTTGTTAAAACATTGCGCGAGGATTTACTGCGGAGAGATTTTACAATCAATGCACTTGCGATGACAAAGAGCGGGCAAATTATTGACTTGTTTGACGGCGAAAAAGATTTAAATGAACGAGTTATTCGCGCCGTCGGGAATCAAGCCGAACGTTTTCATGAAGATGCACTTCGAATGTTGCGAGCGGTCAGGTTTTCGTCTGTACTCGATTTTGATATTGAAGCGGGTACATTACAAGCGATCCATGATAACGCACACCAAATTAAGCATGTTTCCATAGAGCGAATAAAAATAGAACTAGACAAACTTTTTACGGGCGTAAATCCAATGAAAGCATTGAATATCTTATTTTCTTCCCAGTTGGGGAAGGAACTGTCACTTTGCACGGATAAAATGGAAGAATTAAAACGTGCGCTTCCATTTAACACTGCATCCGAAGGTTGGGCTTTTTTTGCCACGATTGCCGGGATTACGCCATCCGAATTAGCCAATCACTTTAAATTATCGAATGAAGAACGAAATTTCATAAAAGCTGTGCATAAAATTTATACTAAACGATTAACAAGCGACTACACAATTAACGATTATTACTTGCACGGTTTACCAGAGCTGAAATGTGCAGAGAAGTTTTTTCATGCTACATCTGAGGACTCTGTGACACTTACTGATTTGGACATAGAGGCCAATAAGAATTCTCTGCCCATCCAATCGAAACAAGATCTTGTCGTAAATGGCAAGGATTTAATAGAATGGACAGGCCTATCCGGTGGACCGTGGACAGGTAAATGGATTGGAAAAATAGAGCAGGCCGTATTGCACGGAAAATGTGAAAATACATTGATTGATATAAAGGACTGGTTTATGAATGACTTCAAATGCGAAAAATGAATTTTTGAAAAGACTTTTTGAAGCGAACGGTCAACCGGTGTCCGGACAAGAAATTGCAGATGAATTCGGACTATCCAGAACTGCAATTTGGAAATATGTCAAAGACCTTGAAAAAGATGGTTATGAAATTGGATCCATTCGAAAAAAAGGTTATTATTTAATTGCGGTTCCGGATCGGGTAAATGAAGCGAATGTAAAGAAACACTTGAAAAGTACTGTTTTCGGTCAGCGTATCGACTATAAAGATTCATGTCTTTCAACTCAACTCATAGCGCATGAGGAAGCCCAAAACGGGGCACCGAACGGAACAGTCGTTATATCCGAAGAACAGACATCAGGGAAAGGAAGAATGTCGAGACCATGGGATTCGGCGGACGGCAAAGGCATTTGGATGAGCGTGATAACTCGCCCAGCCCTTACACCGCAGCAGGCACCTCAAATGACATTGGTGGCGGCGGTTGCAGTAACCCGTGCAATTGAGGAAGTTGCGAGTGTCAATCCTTCCATTAAATGGCCGAATGATATATTGGTCGATGGCAAAAAAGTAACCGGGATATTAACCGAGTTACAAGCAGATCCTGATCGCGTCAAAGCAATTATTCTGGGAATCGGAATAAATGTAAATCAAAACGAAGAAGACTTTCCGGAAGAGTTGCAATCAATTGCTACCTCTTTGAAGATGGTAAGCGGGAAAACAATTAATCGTGCCAAACTCATTGCAAAAACACTTGAATTTCTTGAGCATTATACAAATCTATATGTAGCGCATGGATTTAGTCCTATAAAGTTATTATGGGAAGGGTATTCAAATACTGCCGGAAAGCGAATTCGCGCTGTGATGTTCAATGAAACGATTGAGGGAATTGCCATGGGAATTACTGAAGACGGCATGTTAAATCTGAAATTAGATGATGGATCTATTCGTGGTATTTTTTCAGCGGATATTCACTTTCAATAATAATATGTGTACATAACAATTTCTATTTGGTATAGTTATTGCGATGGGCGGTATCATTTTTGAACTGCACCTTGCAATTTAGTAAGCTATGAAAATTTTGAAAATGTTCTGCCTTGATCTTTATAAAGACAGGGACGGAGGAAACCATCTACCGATGATTACACAACCCTTCTGTCCATTTTTTGGACATTAGGGTTTTTATTTTTGGTTTTCTTCCAAGAGAGGAGAAAAGATAATGAAAACTACAGCAGATTTTATTAAAATGAAAAAAGAGAACGAGAAAATCGCTATGCTTACCGCCTACGATTATCCTTCCGGCAAATTAGCAGAAGAAGCTGGGGTAGATATTATTCTAGTAGGCGATTCGCTTGGAATGGTCGTTCTCGGTTATGATTCAACGGTTTCGGTTACAGTAGACGATATGATTCACCACGGAAAAGCGACGAGGCGCGGTGCTGCTGATACATTCATCGCGGTTGATATGCCGTTTGGATCGTATCAAGGTTCGAATGATAGGATACTGCAAGAAGCAATCCGAATTTTTCAGGAGACTGGAGCCAATGCTCTTAAGCTTGAAGGTGCTGGAGAAGTCATTAATGTCATTGATCTTCTTTCGAATACGGGGATTCCGGTCGTTGCACATTTAGGTTTACTTCCTCAACATGCAGGAGTTGTAGGCGGTTACAGAGTGCAAGCGAAAACTGCAGAAGCAGCTGAACAGTTAATAAGGGATGCCCGGGCTTGTGAAGAGGCAGGCGCGTTTATGCTTGTGTTGGAATGTATTCCCTATCAATTGGCCAAAGAAGTATCGGACGCTATTTCGATTCCTGTCATTGGAATCGGAGCTGGTGCAGAGACAGACGGCCAAGTACTCGTTTTCCATGACACCGTTCAGTACGGCAGTCATCATATACCAAAATTCGTAGAAAAGTTTGCAGACTCGGGCACTGTCATCAGAGATGGTCTAAAAGATTATGTTAATGCTGTTAAAGAAGGATCATTTCCAGCAGAACATCACCGTTTTACGATGAAAGAAGAAGAATTAAGCGCTTTATACGGCAGTAATAAAGGTGAGTAGAGTAAACCATGAAAACGATAAGACGAATTAATGAATTGCAAGAATTAATTGATCGAAATAAAAGAAAAAACCAGACAGTAGGGTTTGTACCGACAATGGGTTTTCTCCACGCAGGGCATCTCAGTCTCGTTGAACAGGCTAGAAAAGAAAATGATATTGTCGTCATGAGTATTTTTGTCAATCCCGCCCAATTCGGGCCCGGTGAGGATTTTGAAGCTTATCCACGGGACGAGGAGCATGATGCAAAACTCGCATCTGAGGCGGGCGTCGATGTATTATTTATGCCAAATCGAGATGAAATGTATCCGCAGAACGGCGGTATACAAATTTTACCCGGTGCACAAGCGGCTTCCCTTTGCGGGGCAACGCGTCCGGGACATTTCGATGGTGTCTTAAAAGTAGTCTTGAAGTTATTTAATATCGTTGATCCCGATCATTCATATTTTGGAATGAAAGACGCGCAGCAACTGGCTATTATTGAAACATTTGTGCGCGACTTTAATTTGAGAACGAAAATTAGGCGAGTGCCCACGATTCGGGAAGAAGATGGACTTGCAAAAAGTTCGCGCAATGTGAATTTATCGAAAGAAGAACGTTTAGTTGCACCCGTCATTCAAAAGGCTTTGAAAAATGGAGAATTGTTATTCCATCAAGGTGTTCCGGTAAAGGAAATAGAGAGAGAAGTAGCGAATCAGATTACAAACAATAGTTCAGGCCTAATTGATTATGTTTCTTTATTAGCTTATCCCTCGCTTTTGCCTTATACGCCTAAAGACAAAGAAGCAATCATTGCCTGTGCCGTAAAATTTGAAAAAACAAGGTTGATAGATAATATAATTATGTCAACAAAGGGATGAAGAATATGTTTCGAATGATGATGAATAGTAAATTGCACAGAGCGACTGTCACGGAAGCGAACCTTGACTATGTCGGCAGCATTACAATTGATAGCGATTTGCTCGATGCCGCCGGAATGTTGCCAAATGAAAAAGTGCATGTCGTTAACAACAACAACGGGGCGCGCTTTGAAACATATATTATTGCAGGCGAACCCGGAAGTGGCGTTATTTGTGTAAACGGTGCCGCAGCACGACTCGTGCAAAAAGGCGATATAGTCATTATATTGTCGTATGCATACGTCTCGAATGAAGAAGCAAAAAAACATAAACCGACAGTATTACTGATGGATAAAGACAACAAAATTGAAGAAATTATTAAAGAAGCGCCGGGTATTACTGTATAATGATAAAACTCACGAGGAAGATAAATTCTTTGTGAGTTTTTAATTTCAATAAAGTTTGGTCTTGTGATCGTTGTTATCATGCACAATATGGTATAATCTCAGGTAGCATTGATTAACAGGAAGTTGATGATTTTATGAAAACAAAAACATTTGCAGTTGTTGATTTGGAAACAACCGGCCACTCGTCGGCCAAAGGGGATCGAATCATTCAAATTGCGATTGTATTTATTAGAAATGGGGAAATTGCCGAAAAGTTTGTTCGGTTTGTAAATCCTGGTCAAAAAATTCCTCCGTTTATCCGACAGCTTACGAATATTGCAGATGAAGATGTTGAAAATGCACCTTATTTTGAAGAAATTGCTGAAGAAGTGCGAAATCTTCTGGAGGAAACTATTTTTGTTGCGCATAATACTGATTTCGACTTGTCATTTTTGCAAAATGAATTCAAACGTTGCGGACTGGCTGAATGGTCTGGAAGAAAAATTGATACAGTTGAATTGTCCAAGATAATTTTCCCCTCATCCGCTAGCTACAGATTGCAGGATATTGCTGAAGACCTTGACATATCCCTACCCGCAGCGCACCGGGCCGATGATGACGCTGAAGCTACAAGTGAACTTTTACTCGCTTGTCAAGAGAAATTACAAACTCTGCCTTCAGCGACGATTGAGTTATTGCATAAGAAATCATTTCGTCTTAAAACGGATTTATCTGCTCTTTTTTATGACGCATTAAAAGATGCCAGGAACAAAAGTCTTCCTGCCGAATTTTCAACATTTCGCGGTATTCCATATCGAAATATCGAAAGCGGAAACAAAGTTCAAATTAGTCACTTTGACTATCCATTTGATGACAACAAGAAAATAGAACTACTAAAAACCGCCTTTCCAAAATTTGAACGGAGAGAATCTCAATTTAGGTTTATGGATACAGTTCAGGAAACGTTAAGTGAGCAATCTGAAATCGCCGCGGAAGTGCCAACAGGCATAGGCAAATCGATTGCCTATTTAATACCCGCCGCAATTCAGTCCATGGAAACGGGAAAGCCGGTTGTCATTAGTACATATACGAATTACTTGGCTGATAAAATTGTTGATGAAGAACTGAAAAAACTAGATCTTATACTCGGCGCAAAACTGAAGGCAACTGTGTTAAAGGGAAGAGAACAGTATATTTCATTGGGGAAATTCGAAGAACTCCTAACAATTTCGGAGCAATCTTATGATGAAACTTTTACAATCATGCAAATCCTCGTATGGCTTACTGAAACAAGGACAGGTGATTTGGAAGATCTTAATGTTTCCGGCGGCGGTCAATTATTTGTGGATCGTATTCGCAAACGATCCAATCGAATGGCTCCCGATGAATATCAAGCTGATTTTCACCGAAGGCTTGTTTCGGAATGTTCAAGTTCAAACTTCATTATCACAAATCATTCGATGTTGCTTGCCGATAGTAATCGTTCTAATCGTATTTTTAATTCGCTGAGCGGGCTAATCGTTGACGAAGCACATCAAATGGGACAAATAGCGATTCGGCATAACGAAATTGTTTTTTCCTATACGAACTGGAAATATATCATGGGCCAAGTTGGTTCAGAAGCTGAAGGTCAGTTATTACATGGGCTATTTTCACTTAGTGATCGATTTGAATTTGCGAATCGCAGTGTGAAGGATGGTCTATTAAATTCGTTTGCCCGATTTGTAGAAGCATTTGACTATGCAACGGCTGTACTCTCGAATTATGAACCGAATGCAATTAGAAAACAACAAGGTAATCGAAAAGTTTACCCGCTTACTGGCATGAAATCTATGAAACAACACTTTAACAAAGTTGCCGTAACGATATCGAATTATATTGATCATGCGGAGGCTTTTATTACCCGTTTAGCTAAATACGAAAATGATATGTCTCGCAGTGAACTTGCATACTTGTCTGAATGGACTTATTGGATAAGGGAGATAAAAATTAAAGCCGGGGAATGGGTTGAAATATTCCTTGATGATGACCTTCAAAACTTTACGGTATGGATGGAAAAGGACTTACGCAGTATACCTGGAAGTCTAGTTATTGTTAAAAGTCCTTTGGAAAGCTCGATTCCAATCCGTAAATTAATTCAACAGCTTAATGACGATAAAACGGGAATCGTCTGGACCTCTGGCACGATGTCAATCCCGAATTACAATCGCTATATTCCAGAAAAACTCGGGGTAAATGATAAAGTTCCTTTGAAAACATTCGAAGCACCCGCCGATTTTTATGATGGCGCAGGCGTTTACATTGTAGAAGATATGCCTGAAATTCAACGGGTATCGCAAACTGATTACATTGAAGCCGTAACAGATGCGGTGATTCGTACGGTGATGGCCACTGGTGGCAGGTTGTTCGTTCTCTTTACTTCGCAAGATATGTTAAGAAAGACATATGACTTGATTACAGAGAGTGAACAATTGGAAGAATACGCGTTATTTGCCCAGGGAATTACGCCAGGCAGTCGCATGAAATTGTTAAAATCATTCAGTCAATATCAACGTTCAGTATTATTTGGAACGAGTAGCTTTTGGGAAGGGGTTGACGTTCCGGGTGACGCACTTTCAGCCGTCGTTGTTGTTCGTCTGCCGTTCACATCACCGGAAGATCCTGTCTTTAAGGCTAGAGCATCAATTTTATCTGACCAAGGATTAAACCCATTTGTCCATTATGCGCTCCCGGAGGCTGTAATGAGATTGCGTCAAGGATTTGGAAGACTGATTCGGTCATCATCAGATAAAGGTTTCTTCATAATTCTCGATAGGCGTATTGATACTAAATCTTATGGAAAACAATTTTTAGCGTCACTTCCAGACGTGCCAGTAAAAAAAGTACCGCTTCAAGTAATGGTTAACGAACTCGAAAATTGCTATAATAGACTTGTATGAAAAAAATCGTTTCTACGATTTACAGGACGTGAAAGAATATGCTCAATTGGATTAAATTTATTACTGTCTTTCTCATCGCATTGACAACCGTAATTGTCATCACTGTATTTTATAATGCGAACAAGCCATTGGCAGTATCAACAGAAGCTGCGTCAAAAGCAGCCATTGAATCGGGTCAATTAGTATCCGTCAATTCCGTCCAGCCGTACAATGGAACCCAATCATTCATGACTGTTTTTGGTGTCGATGAAAAAGGGGAAGAAATTGTCGTATTTGTAGACGATTCTGTTGAAAATGGTTTTAAGAGCCTGAAAGTCCACGACGGAATTACCGCTAAGGAAGCGATACAAACCGTTGCAGAAGAACTGACCATAGACAAGATTCTCCATGTAACGCTAGGGATTGAAGAAGACGAACCCGTTTGGGAAGTTGCATTTACCGGAGATAACGGGAAGTTGAATTATGTTTATGTGTTTTTTGAAAGTGGGCAGTGGTGGAAAAGAATTTTAAACTTATAAGGGAGAGATATTGTTGACTAAAAGATTAGCTTCCAGAGTGAACACACTTACACCATCAACAACGCTGGCGATAACAGCAAAAGCAAAGCAGATGAAAGATTCCGGCATCGATATAATTGGGCTTGGAGCGGGAGAACCCGACTTCAACACGCCGGACAACATATTAGAAGCGGCCATAAAGTCCATGAAAGAAGGAAAAACAAAATATACCCCTTCTGGCGGATTGGTCGAACTTAAAGACGCCGTCATCAACAAATTAAAAAAAGATCAACAACTGACATACACGCGAAACGAAGTAATGATTGGCATTGGCGCCAAACATGTTCTTTATACGCTATTTCAAGTAATTCTTGATCCAAACGATGAAGTTATTATTCCAACGCCTTACTGGGTAAGTTATCCTGAGCAAGTAAAGCTTGCAGGTGGGATACCAGTACATATTGAAGCAGATTCGGCTGCTCAATTTAAAGTAACCGCCGAACAAATTAAAAATGCAATTACTGATAAAACGAAGGCTATCATCATTAACTCGCCTGGAAACCCGACTGGCATGATTTATTCGGAAGATGAATTACGTGAAATTGCGGCAGTCTGTGAAGAAAAAGATATTTGGATTGTATCGGATGAAATATATGAAAAACTTGTTTATGGCGATGAAAAACATATTTCCATCGCTCAAATATCCGAGGACGCGAAAAAACGGACACTAGTCATCAATGGTGTTTCTAAATCCCATTCAATGACGGGGTGGAGAATTGGCTATGTCGCAGGGGATGAAGAGGTAGTAACGGCTATGACAAACCTGGCGAGCCATTCAACATCCAACCCGACAACGACTTCTCAATATGCAGCAATCGAGGCATATAATGGCCCTCAGGAAACTGTAGAAGTTATGCGTGAAGCGTTCGAATCTCGTCTGAACAAAGTGTATCCTCAACTAGCGGCAATTCCTGGATTTGAAGTGATCAAACCGGATGGCGCATTCTATTTGCTGCCGGAAGTGACAGAAGCGCTTGAGAAAACAGGTTTTGATAATGTAGACGATTTTGCGAAAGCGTTACTGACTGAGGCAAATGTAGCCATC
This genomic window from Sporosarcina sp. Marseille-Q4063 contains:
- a CDS encoding zinc metallopeptidase, which gives rise to MGSYLIYLAIIIILPLYAQYKVKSTYNKYSKIRSTSGMTGAQAARLILDQNGLQNVKVVESKGFLSDHYNPVTKTVALSTHNYHEASVAGTAVAAHEVGHAIQDQEAYSFLRLRHRLVPVASLTSNASWVFIMIGIIFSSMNSLLGIGIALLAVGVVFQIVTLPVEFNASSRAMNQIVSLGIIRNEEEAHAKKVLNAAAMTYVAAAAVAVLELVRLLLIFTSRD
- a CDS encoding YitT family protein — its product is MFNGVRVKNIIFILLGAAIFSFGLVHFNIQNELAEGGFTGITLILLFAFNWDPALMNLVLNIPMFIIGWKLLGRLVFIYTVIGTIAVSIFIKVFMIYQIDFHMQDDMVLVALFAGLFIGVGLGIIFRYGGTTGGVDIIARLGHKYLGWGMGKTMFLFDAFVILLSWVVYLNSRSMMYTLVAVFVGARVIDFVQEGAYAARGALIISGYHNEIATKITAQMDRGVTVLSGYGHFTKSDRQVLYCVVGRNEIVRLKNIIASIDEHAFVSLIDVHEVLGEGFTLDEQKRPINP
- a CDS encoding nucleotide pyrophosphohydrolase; the encoded protein is MTNKTLLDLQDEVDTYINGFEEGYFPPMELLARLTEELGELSREVQHVYGMKKKKTGEAIRSLEEETGDLFFVLVCFANSQGISLEKALTSVVEKFKVRDANRWTIKEEQ
- the dapB gene encoding 4-hydroxy-tetrahydrodipicolinate reductase, which translates into the protein MTIRIAIAGARGRMGTAAVKALMDIEDMEVVAALDYKGEGLFLHGESLTDDASGIPVYTSFDHLANETKPDILLELTTPDTVFENMHKAITYGVRPIVGTSGLSLEQIEEITEFANKNKVGGIIAPNFSVGAVLMMKFAAMASRYLGDVEIIESHHDQKIDAPSGTATKTADMIKEYRKSHVQGHPDEKEHMPGARGASIDGIRLHSVRLPGLLAHQEVMLGSAGELLTIRHDSFDRSCFMPGIVMAIRNVMERNDLVYGLEHIIE
- the bshA gene encoding N-acetyl-alpha-D-glucosaminyl L-malate synthase BshA; its protein translation is MKKLKVGVICYPSLGGSGVVATELGIMMANKGHEMHFITSSMPFRFLNAHPNMQFHEVTIEGYSVFKYPPYDIALANRIAQVIESEGLDLLHVHYAMPHAVSAALGKDMAGSDIGVITTLHGTDVTILGYDPALRNTVRYGINKSTIVTAVSESLKQDTINLIDPNKEIRVIYNFIDEETYVPRDAGTLRSDLGILEDEKVIIHISNFRDVKNIPDIVKSFHEITKTLDAKLLLVGEGPEKENIIKLVDELNLQDKVIFTGKRNDMSELLAISDVMFHLSSKEAFGLVLLEALACGVPSIATNVGGIPEVIEDGVNGFIVPYGNIDAAVEKGLLLLEDEELYAKFKRNGFITVKEKFHSSGIVDQYEELYYEVAGK
- a CDS encoding CCA tRNA nucleotidyltransferase is translated as MAKIFDSSASYEVIRRLEIAGHEAVFVGGAVRDHLLKKTAKDIDIATSAEPDEVKAVFDNTIDVGIAHGTVLVLIENEAIEVTTFRTEGTYTDHRRPDHVHFVKTLREDLLRRDFTINALAMTKSGQIIDLFDGEKDLNERVIRAVGNQAERFHEDALRMLRAVRFSSVLDFDIEAGTLQAIHDNAHQIKHVSIERIKIELDKLFTGVNPMKALNILFSSQLGKELSLCTDKMEELKRALPFNTASEGWAFFATIAGITPSELANHFKLSNEERNFIKAVHKIYTKRLTSDYTINDYYLHGLPELKCAEKFFHATSEDSVTLTDLDIEANKNSLPIQSKQDLVVNGKDLIEWTGLSGGPWTGKWIGKIEQAVLHGKCENTLIDIKDWFMNDFKCEK
- a CDS encoding biotin--[acetyl-CoA-carboxylase] ligase, translating into MTSNAKNEFLKRLFEANGQPVSGQEIADEFGLSRTAIWKYVKDLEKDGYEIGSIRKKGYYLIAVPDRVNEANVKKHLKSTVFGQRIDYKDSCLSTQLIAHEEAQNGAPNGTVVISEEQTSGKGRMSRPWDSADGKGIWMSVITRPALTPQQAPQMTLVAAVAVTRAIEEVASVNPSIKWPNDILVDGKKVTGILTELQADPDRVKAIILGIGINVNQNEEDFPEELQSIATSLKMVSGKTINRAKLIAKTLEFLEHYTNLYVAHGFSPIKLLWEGYSNTAGKRIRAVMFNETIEGIAMGITEDGMLNLKLDDGSIRGIFSADIHFQ
- the panB gene encoding 3-methyl-2-oxobutanoate hydroxymethyltransferase, producing the protein MKTTADFIKMKKENEKIAMLTAYDYPSGKLAEEAGVDIILVGDSLGMVVLGYDSTVSVTVDDMIHHGKATRRGAADTFIAVDMPFGSYQGSNDRILQEAIRIFQETGANALKLEGAGEVINVIDLLSNTGIPVVAHLGLLPQHAGVVGGYRVQAKTAEAAEQLIRDARACEEAGAFMLVLECIPYQLAKEVSDAISIPVIGIGAGAETDGQVLVFHDTVQYGSHHIPKFVEKFADSGTVIRDGLKDYVNAVKEGSFPAEHHRFTMKEEELSALYGSNKGE
- the panC gene encoding pantoate--beta-alanine ligase, producing the protein MKTIRRINELQELIDRNKRKNQTVGFVPTMGFLHAGHLSLVEQARKENDIVVMSIFVNPAQFGPGEDFEAYPRDEEHDAKLASEAGVDVLFMPNRDEMYPQNGGIQILPGAQAASLCGATRPGHFDGVLKVVLKLFNIVDPDHSYFGMKDAQQLAIIETFVRDFNLRTKIRRVPTIREEDGLAKSSRNVNLSKEERLVAPVIQKALKNGELLFHQGVPVKEIEREVANQITNNSSGLIDYVSLLAYPSLLPYTPKDKEAIIACAVKFEKTRLIDNIIMSTKG